In Paracoccus aminophilus JCM 7686, a single window of DNA contains:
- a CDS encoding DUF3572 domain-containing protein, which yields MNQSEARDIADAGFAFVAGDPELVGALLAATGAEASDLRAMASRPEFAVFVLDFLLEADERVVDFARSAAIKPERVVIARAVLGGADPW from the coding sequence ATGAACCAGTCTGAAGCCCGCGATATTGCCGATGCCGGATTCGCTTTCGTGGCCGGTGATCCCGAGCTGGTCGGCGCGCTTCTGGCCGCGACCGGCGCTGAGGCTTCGGATTTGCGCGCGATGGCGAGCCGCCCGGAATTCGCGGTTTTCGTGCTGGATTTCCTGCTCGAAGCCGATGAGCGGGTTGTTGATTTCGCGCGTTCCGCCGCGATCAAGCCTGAGCGTGTGGTGATAGCCCGCGCCGTTCTGGGCGGCGCGGACCCGTGGTGA
- a CDS encoding diguanylate cyclase domain-containing protein: MSGRIMIVDGVPTNRIVMKVRLAAASHDVTAVGSGQEALDRLAADLPRIVVIGSALPDYPAAELCRALRRRPGGQSFAILVQATNGQGAEALHAGATCLFDPQDDEHTLLARIRSLLREMPDSAEAETSGAGWQITAEPVRQTRLRAVFIADQIGTGLSWRYALQDHLGCDIDLRDPERALSEAQSGPSADLYLIAADIQRRGDGLRLMAELRSRPLSREAAFLVVVRPDRSDLTAMALDLGAADVLPHALIDRPTAAEAGLRIQAQISQKLLSDRRRREARRNLVWAMTDPLTGLYNRRFAMPRLQDMIARSAEDGKGVAVLALDLDRFKRVNDGFGHAAGDQTLIAVAERLRDALPPDALIARIGGEEFIAAAVIQSPDEAQALAEALRCAIGESPIHVEGDDAAIELVMTVSVGVAVMVAGSPTKSLTPELLLARADRALLIAKSQGRNRIVVAPQGLAA; this comes from the coding sequence ATGTCCGGGCGAATCATGATCGTGGATGGGGTTCCGACCAATCGGATCGTCATGAAGGTGCGGCTTGCCGCAGCCAGCCATGACGTGACGGCGGTCGGCTCGGGGCAAGAGGCTTTGGACCGACTGGCGGCTGACCTGCCGCGCATTGTCGTCATCGGCAGCGCGCTTCCGGATTATCCCGCAGCCGAACTCTGCCGCGCCCTGCGTCGCCGCCCCGGCGGGCAAAGCTTTGCGATCCTGGTGCAGGCCACCAATGGTCAGGGGGCCGAGGCGCTTCATGCCGGCGCGACCTGTCTCTTTGACCCGCAAGATGACGAACACACCCTGCTCGCCCGGATCCGCTCGCTGCTCCGCGAAATGCCCGACAGCGCCGAGGCAGAGACCTCGGGCGCGGGCTGGCAGATCACGGCCGAGCCGGTGCGTCAGACCCGGTTGCGCGCCGTCTTCATTGCCGATCAGATCGGTACCGGCCTCAGCTGGCGCTATGCGCTGCAAGATCATCTCGGCTGCGACATTGATCTGCGTGATCCGGAACGCGCGCTGTCCGAAGCGCAAAGCGGCCCGAGCGCGGATCTCTATCTGATCGCCGCCGATATCCAACGTCGCGGCGACGGTCTCCGCCTGATGGCCGAACTGCGCTCGCGTCCGCTGTCGCGCGAGGCGGCTTTCCTCGTCGTCGTGCGCCCTGATCGCAGCGATCTGACCGCAATGGCGCTTGACCTCGGTGCGGCTGATGTTCTGCCCCATGCGCTGATCGATCGCCCGACCGCGGCCGAGGCCGGGCTGCGCATTCAGGCGCAGATCTCGCAAAAGTTGCTCTCGGATCGCCGCCGTCGCGAGGCGCGGCGCAATCTGGTCTGGGCGATGACCGACCCGCTGACCGGGCTTTATAACCGACGTTTCGCCATGCCGCGACTGCAGGACATGATCGCGCGCTCTGCCGAAGACGGCAAAGGCGTGGCGGTACTCGCGCTCGATCTTGACCGGTTCAAGCGGGTGAATGACGGCTTTGGCCATGCCGCAGGGGATCAGACCCTCATCGCGGTCGCTGAACGGCTGCGCGACGCGCTGCCCCCCGACGCGCTGATTGCCCGCATTGGCGGCGAAGAGTTCATCGCCGCCGCCGTCATTCAAAGCCCAGACGAGGCACAGGCCTTGGCCGAAGCCCTACGCTGCGCCATTGGCGAAAGCCCGATCCATGTCGAAGGCGACGATGCCGCCATTGAACTGGTGATGACTGTCTCGGTCGGCGTGGCGGTGATGGTTGCTGGCAGCCCGACCAAAAGCCTGACGCCGGAGCTCTTGCTCGCCCGCGCGGATCGTGCTTTGCTGATCGCGAAGTCTCAGGGGCGCAATCGCATTGTCGTGGCGCCGCAGGGGCTTGCCGCGTGA
- a CDS encoding DUF983 domain-containing protein, producing MSQTLANDEVNDRPLKPALLRGALGRCPACGEGKLFDGFLKVRDTCAHCGEDLHHQRADDGPAYLTILLVSHIGAPLLLAIYMMYRPSAMMMLVTFSIGAIVMSMLLLPRIKGAFVGFQWARRMHGFGDEHHDEAALTAR from the coding sequence ATGTCACAGACTCTAGCGAACGACGAAGTTAACGACCGCCCCCTCAAACCGGCTCTTCTGCGTGGCGCCCTTGGCCGCTGCCCGGCTTGTGGTGAGGGCAAGCTCTTTGACGGATTTCTGAAAGTCAGAGACACCTGTGCCCATTGCGGCGAAGATCTGCACCACCAGCGCGCCGATGACGGCCCGGCCTATCTGACCATCCTGTTGGTGTCGCATATCGGGGCGCCGCTGCTTCTGGCGATCTACATGATGTATCGCCCCTCGGCGATGATGATGCTCGTCACCTTCTCGATCGGCGCGATTGTCATGTCGATGCTTTTGCTTCCGCGCATCAAAGGCGCTTTCGTCGGCTTCCAATGGGCCCGGCGGATGCATGGCTTTGGCGACGAGCACCACGACGAAGCGGCCCTGACCGCCAGATGA
- a CDS encoding NUDIX hydrolase → MNETAAAQAPIRDAATVVVLDRTAPGGPSVLMGQRGKAAAFMPSKYVFPGGAVDAGDSNAALEGAISEASARRLALEPRDGSSVTAHALAAAALRELAEETGLMIGKSGAAPADWERYIEAGLGPDPSGLIFFFRAITPPMRPRRFDARFLLLDAEAIHGDRRDFSQACDELSHLHWVPITQARRLDLPFITEVVLAEVGALVAEAGDGALAEPASVPFFDNRSAVPRFMRIA, encoded by the coding sequence ATGAACGAGACGGCCGCCGCGCAAGCTCCGATCCGCGATGCCGCGACGGTGGTCGTCCTTGATCGGACGGCACCGGGCGGGCCTTCGGTTCTGATGGGTCAGCGCGGCAAGGCTGCCGCCTTCATGCCGTCGAAATATGTCTTCCCCGGTGGCGCTGTCGATGCCGGGGACAGCAATGCCGCGCTTGAGGGCGCGATTTCCGAAGCCTCCGCCCGTCGGCTCGCGCTCGAACCCCGGGATGGATCCTCCGTCACCGCCCATGCCCTTGCCGCCGCCGCTTTGCGCGAATTGGCCGAGGAAACCGGCCTGATGATCGGCAAGTCCGGCGCCGCCCCCGCAGATTGGGAGCGCTACATTGAGGCCGGTCTCGGCCCCGATCCCTCGGGTCTGATCTTTTTCTTCCGCGCGATTACGCCGCCGATGCGTCCGCGCCGCTTCGATGCCCGCTTTCTGCTGCTTGATGCCGAAGCGATTCACGGCGATCGCCGCGATTTTTCGCAAGCCTGTGACGAGCTTTCTCACCTGCATTGGGTCCCGATTACGCAGGCGCGGCGGCTGGACCTGCCCTTCATCACGGAAGTCGTTCTGGCCGAGGTGGGCGCTCTGGTCGCAGAGGCAGGCGATGGCGCTTTGGCCGAACCTGCCTCTGTTCCGTTCTTCGACAATCGCAGCGCGGTGCCGCGTTTCATGCGGATCGCTTAA
- a CDS encoding enoyl-CoA hydratase-related protein, with protein MSYQSIEFEVQDGVATISLNRPEVMNALSSTMRREIAAAMGALPEGVRCAVITGKGRAFCSGQDLGDKASAADLEATLRDEYEPMLWSIRNAPVPVIAAVNGVAAGAGANLALAADVVIAAESASFIQAFTKIGLLPDAGGTYILPRSIGMARAAGAMLFADKISARQAADWGMIWETAPDGEFADRVAARARHLANGPTTAFLAVREALAASAVNDLEAQLRVEARLQGGLGCSADFTEGVDAFLEKRAPVFTGR; from the coding sequence ATGTCCTATCAAAGCATTGAATTCGAGGTCCAGGACGGCGTCGCCACGATCAGCCTGAACCGGCCCGAGGTGATGAACGCGCTGAGCTCGACCATGCGGCGCGAGATCGCGGCGGCGATGGGCGCTTTGCCCGAGGGCGTGCGCTGCGCGGTGATCACGGGCAAGGGCCGCGCGTTTTGCTCGGGGCAGGATCTGGGCGATAAGGCCTCGGCGGCTGATCTGGAGGCGACGCTGCGCGACGAATATGAGCCGATGCTCTGGTCGATCCGCAACGCGCCAGTGCCGGTGATCGCGGCGGTGAACGGCGTGGCGGCGGGCGCAGGCGCCAATCTCGCGCTGGCCGCTGACGTGGTGATCGCGGCGGAATCGGCCTCTTTCATTCAGGCTTTCACCAAGATCGGCCTGCTGCCCGATGCGGGCGGGACCTATATCCTGCCGCGCTCGATCGGCATGGCGCGGGCAGCGGGCGCGATGCTTTTCGCCGATAAGATCTCGGCACGGCAGGCGGCTGACTGGGGCATGATCTGGGAAACCGCGCCCGATGGCGAATTTGCGGACCGGGTCGCGGCGCGCGCGCGCCATCTCGCCAATGGCCCGACCACGGCCTTTCTCGCGGTGCGCGAAGCGTTGGCGGCGTCGGCGGTCAATGACCTTGAGGCGCAGCTGCGTGTCGAGGCACGGCTACAGGGCGGTCTGGGGTGTAGTGCTGATTTCACTGAAGGCGTCGATGCTTTTCTCGAAAAGCGCGCGCCGGTTTTTACGGGTCGTTAA
- a CDS encoding cytochrome c-type biogenesis protein — MRALLLCLSLLIALPAFAVQPDEILSDPALEARAREISKILRCPVCQGETIDDSNAPISRDLRLYLRERLVAGDTDQQAVTAITDRFGEFVLFEPPAKGLNWILWLAGPVMAVLALLIGWRFLRSRNATEATPEALSRAESERLKEIMRD; from the coding sequence ATGCGCGCGCTTCTCCTTTGCCTGTCGCTGCTTATCGCTCTGCCTGCTTTCGCGGTCCAGCCCGATGAAATCCTCTCGGATCCCGCGCTTGAGGCGCGGGCGCGCGAGATCTCGAAGATCTTGCGCTGCCCGGTCTGTCAGGGCGAAACCATAGACGATTCGAATGCCCCGATCAGCCGCGATCTGCGTCTTTACCTGCGCGAGCGGCTGGTGGCGGGCGATACCGATCAGCAAGCGGTGACGGCGATTACCGATCGCTTCGGCGAGTTCGTGCTGTTCGAGCCACCGGCCAAGGGGCTGAACTGGATCCTCTGGCTCGCCGGGCCGGTCATGGCGGTGCTCGCGCTTCTGATCGGTTGGCGCTTCCTGCGCTCGCGCAATGCGACCGAGGCGACGCCGGAGGCACTCAGCCGCGCCGAAAGCGAGCGGTTGAAAGAGATCATGCGGGACTGA
- a CDS encoding heme lyase CcmF/NrfE family subunit has translation MIAEIGHFALILAFAVAIFQMIVPLIGASRGWSPWIEAARPAAIAQFGLVAISFAALTYSFVVSDFSVLLVYENSHTAKPMLYKVAGVWGNHEGSMLLWVLILALFGAAAATFDPNLPPKLRARALAVQASIGVAFYAFILFTSNPFWRMSPAPFNGRDLNPLLQDPGLAFHPPFLYLGYVGLSMAFSFAVAAMIEGRVDAAWARWVRPWTLSAWVFLTIGIAMGSWWAYYELGWGGFWFWDPVENASFMPWLLAAALLHSAIVVEKREVLKSWTILLAIMAFGFSLIGTFIVRSGVITSVHSFANDPKRGVFILAILAFFVGGALTLYAARAAAMQAKGMFAPVSREGALVLNNILLAVSAFVVFIGTVWPLIAELVWGRVLSVGTPFFEKAFTPFMVVLAIILPIGAILPWKRGKIAKTLAPLRGALLFALAVATLVFAVSTGKSALAVIGAGLGSWLIAGAAADLWQRTGNSGFARLGRLPRADWGKAVAHAGLGVTFIGVSLLMAWQVEDIRVAQIGQSFEVDGYEITLDAVNEVPGPNYTATVATMHVDRGGKRIAVMYPEKRFYPVQAMPTTEAAIQNGVFRDIYLVIGDKQTNGGWAVRSYIKPFASWIWLGATLMALGGFLSLSDRRYRVAAGARRQAQPRPQATPAE, from the coding sequence ATGATCGCCGAAATCGGCCATTTCGCCCTCATTCTCGCATTCGCCGTCGCGATCTTTCAGATGATCGTGCCCTTGATCGGCGCTTCACGCGGCTGGAGCCCCTGGATCGAGGCCGCACGTCCGGCCGCGATCGCGCAATTCGGGCTTGTTGCCATCTCTTTCGCCGCGCTGACCTATTCCTTCGTGGTCTCGGATTTCTCGGTTCTGCTAGTCTATGAGAACTCGCATACCGCCAAACCGATGCTCTACAAAGTCGCGGGCGTCTGGGGGAACCACGAGGGCTCGATGCTGCTCTGGGTGCTGATCCTTGCGCTCTTCGGTGCCGCGGCCGCCACCTTCGACCCGAACCTTCCGCCCAAGCTGCGCGCCCGCGCGCTGGCAGTTCAGGCCTCGATCGGAGTAGCGTTTTACGCCTTCATTCTGTTCACCTCGAACCCGTTCTGGCGGATGTCGCCCGCGCCCTTCAACGGCCGCGACCTGAACCCGCTGCTGCAAGATCCCGGGCTCGCCTTCCATCCGCCGTTCCTTTACCTCGGCTATGTCGGGCTGAGCATGGCCTTCAGCTTCGCGGTCGCCGCGATGATCGAGGGCCGGGTCGATGCCGCTTGGGCCCGCTGGGTTCGGCCTTGGACGCTGAGCGCCTGGGTCTTCCTGACCATCGGCATCGCGATGGGCTCGTGGTGGGCCTATTATGAGCTTGGCTGGGGCGGCTTCTGGTTCTGGGATCCGGTCGAGAACGCCAGCTTCATGCCTTGGCTGCTCGCGGCGGCGCTGCTGCATTCGGCCATCGTTGTCGAGAAGCGCGAGGTGCTCAAAAGTTGGACGATCCTTCTCGCGATCATGGCCTTTGGCTTCTCGCTCATCGGCACGTTCATCGTGCGCTCGGGCGTGATCACCTCGGTCCACAGCTTTGCCAATGACCCGAAACGCGGCGTCTTTATTCTTGCGATCCTTGCGTTTTTCGTCGGGGGTGCGCTGACGCTTTATGCCGCCCGCGCAGCGGCCATGCAGGCCAAGGGCATGTTTGCCCCGGTTTCGCGCGAAGGCGCGCTGGTCCTGAACAATATTCTGCTCGCGGTTTCGGCCTTCGTCGTCTTTATCGGCACGGTCTGGCCTTTGATCGCCGAGCTGGTCTGGGGCCGGGTTCTCTCGGTCGGCACGCCCTTCTTTGAGAAGGCCTTCACGCCCTTCATGGTGGTTCTGGCAATCATCCTGCCGATTGGGGCGATCCTGCCGTGGAAACGCGGCAAGATCGCCAAGACCCTCGCCCCCTTGCGCGGCGCGCTGCTGTTCGCGCTGGCTGTCGCCACGCTGGTCTTCGCGGTCTCGACCGGGAAATCCGCGCTGGCGGTGATCGGCGCCGGGCTCGGCAGCTGGCTGATCGCGGGCGCTGCCGCCGATCTGTGGCAGCGGACCGGAAACTCGGGCTTTGCTCGTCTGGGTCGCTTGCCGCGTGCCGATTGGGGCAAAGCGGTCGCCCATGCCGGGCTTGGCGTGACCTTCATCGGGGTCAGCCTGCTTATGGCCTGGCAGGTCGAGGACATTCGCGTGGCGCAGATTGGTCAGAGCTTCGAGGTCGATGGCTATGAGATCACGCTCGATGCCGTCAACGAGGTGCCGGGGCCGAACTATACCGCGACCGTGGCGACCATGCATGTCGATCGCGGCGGCAAGAGAATTGCCGTGATGTATCCCGAGAAGCGGTTCTATCCGGTTCAGGCCATGCCGACGACCGAGGCTGCGATCCAGAACGGGGTCTTCCGCGACATCTATCTGGTGATCGGCGACAAGCAGACCAATGGCGGCTGGGCGGTGCGCAGCTATATCAAGCCGTTTGCCAGCTGGATCTGGCTTGGTGCGACGCTGATGGCGCTTGGCGGGTTCCTGTCGCTGTCGGATCGGCGTTACCGGGTTGCGGCAGGCGCGCGGCGTCAGGCGCAGCCCCGGCCGCAAGCAACCCCGGCGGAATGA
- a CDS encoding holin family protein, producing MGVIERVIGMGGPVSAVANAATNLAEVFQVNATRRLELEEEAYARAITEHGAEFAALRDGFFDRLVNGLNRLPRPVLTLGTLSLFVYAMADPAGFSLRMEGLGLVPEPLWWLFGAIISFYFGAREAHYFRSRSVPQPKAKPQEAEVATVTAGSDFSDNAALRDWAQQ from the coding sequence ATGGGCGTGATCGAACGGGTTATCGGGATGGGCGGGCCGGTCTCGGCAGTGGCGAATGCGGCGACCAATCTGGCCGAGGTCTTTCAGGTCAATGCGACCCGGCGGCTGGAGCTGGAAGAAGAGGCCTATGCCCGCGCCATCACCGAACATGGCGCAGAGTTCGCGGCGCTTCGAGATGGATTTTTTGACCGTCTTGTCAATGGATTGAACAGGCTTCCTCGGCCCGTTCTGACTTTGGGAACGCTCAGTCTCTTTGTCTATGCGATGGCAGATCCGGCCGGTTTCAGCCTGCGCATGGAGGGGTTGGGCCTGGTGCCCGAGCCGCTCTGGTGGCTGTTCGGCGCGATCATCAGCTTCTATTTTGGCGCGCGCGAGGCCCATTATTTCCGCAGCCGCAGCGTCCCACAGCCGAAGGCCAAGCCGCAGGAGGCTGAGGTCGCCACGGTCACGGCGGGATCAGATTTCTCTGATAATGCTGCGCTGCGCGATTGGGCGCAGCAGTAA
- a CDS encoding holin-associated N-acetylmuramidase: MKSVEQIATEIVAREGGFVNDPNDPGGATKYGVSLATMRRLGLDLTRDGKIDVADVKALSAAQAQAIFIEHYFRKPGLGELPETLWASVFDMYVNSGSMAVKLLQRLVTRMGFAAKDDGLIGPKTLAAARAAAKAAPGHLGDAYGIARRNYYYALADSRPASRKYARTTTGEKGGWIRRAEEFISPKYHLTAAEHRMRIAKWA, from the coding sequence ATGAAAAGCGTGGAGCAGATTGCGACAGAGATCGTCGCGCGCGAAGGGGGCTTCGTCAATGATCCGAACGATCCCGGCGGCGCGACCAAATATGGCGTCAGCCTGGCGACGATGCGCCGTCTTGGGCTGGACCTGACGCGCGACGGCAAGATTGACGTTGCGGATGTGAAAGCCCTGTCCGCCGCTCAGGCACAGGCGATTTTCATCGAGCATTATTTTCGCAAACCGGGTCTTGGCGAGCTGCCCGAGACCCTTTGGGCGAGCGTCTTCGACATGTATGTCAACAGCGGCTCGATGGCGGTCAAGTTGCTGCAACGGCTGGTTACGCGCATGGGGTTTGCGGCCAAGGACGATGGGCTGATCGGCCCGAAGACGCTGGCGGCGGCGCGCGCGGCAGCAAAGGCCGCGCCGGGACATCTCGGGGACGCTTACGGGATCGCGCGTCGAAACTACTATTACGCGCTCGCCGACAGCCGACCCGCCTCGCGCAAATATGCGCGCACCACGACCGGCGAGAAGGGCGGCTGGATCCGGCGCGCCGAAGAATTCATCTCGCCCAAATATCACCTGACAGCGGCAGAGCACCGGATGAGGATTGCAAAATGGGCGTGA
- the ccmE gene encoding cytochrome c maturation protein CcmE codes for MKSLKKKRRIQILIAAAVALVLAVGLIGYGFRDGINLYRSPAQLSEMPPHDGEVFRLGGLVEDGTLVRGAGETITFRVTDGGASVPVRFTGVLPDLFGEGEGMIATGQMVGDTFVATEILAKHDESYMPKEVVDSLKKQGVYVDPNS; via the coding sequence ATGAAAAGCCTGAAAAAGAAACGTCGCATCCAGATCTTAATTGCCGCCGCTGTCGCGCTTGTGCTGGCGGTCGGGTTGATCGGTTACGGCTTTCGCGATGGCATCAATCTCTATCGTTCTCCGGCGCAGCTTTCGGAAATGCCGCCCCATGACGGCGAGGTTTTCCGGCTGGGCGGTCTGGTCGAGGATGGCACGCTGGTGCGCGGTGCGGGCGAGACGATCACCTTCCGCGTCACCGATGGCGGCGCGAGCGTGCCGGTTCGCTTCACCGGCGTTTTGCCCGATCTCTTCGGCGAGGGCGAGGGCATGATCGCCACCGGGCAGATGGTCGGCGACACCTTTGTCGCGACCGAGATTCTCGCCAAGCATGACGAAAGCTATATGCCGAAAGAGGTCGTCGACTCGCTGAAGAAACAGGGCGTCTACGTCGATCCGAACTCCTGA
- a CDS encoding glutamate racemase has product MAVGVFDSGLGGLTVHEAIAARLPDLPLVYYGDNAHAPYGVRDSDDIYDLTCKGVERLWDEGCDLVILACNTASAAALRRMQESWLPKDKRVLGVFVPLIEALTERQWGDNTPPREVEVKHVALFATPATVASRAFQRELAFRAIGVDVEAQPCAGVVDAIEQGDELLAEALVQSHVEALKRRMPHPEAAILGCTHYPLMQAAFQKALGAEVKVYSQANLVAESLDDYLQRRPEFTGSGTRSAYLTTGDPDRVSGKATQFLRHGIRFESA; this is encoded by the coding sequence ATGGCGGTCGGAGTATTTGATTCGGGACTTGGTGGGCTGACGGTGCACGAGGCCATTGCCGCCCGTCTGCCCGATCTGCCGCTGGTATATTATGGCGACAATGCCCATGCGCCCTATGGCGTGCGCGATTCCGACGATATCTACGATCTGACCTGCAAAGGCGTCGAGCGGCTCTGGGATGAGGGTTGTGATCTGGTGATCTTGGCCTGCAATACCGCGAGCGCGGCGGCTCTGCGGCGGATGCAGGAAAGCTGGCTGCCCAAGGACAAGCGCGTGTTGGGCGTCTTCGTGCCGCTGATCGAGGCGCTGACCGAGCGCCAATGGGGCGATAATACCCCCCCGCGTGAGGTCGAGGTCAAGCATGTCGCGCTTTTCGCGACCCCGGCGACCGTCGCCAGCCGCGCCTTCCAGCGCGAGCTCGCCTTTCGCGCCATCGGCGTCGATGTCGAGGCCCAACCCTGCGCGGGCGTCGTCGATGCGATCGAGCAGGGCGATGAGCTCTTGGCCGAGGCTTTGGTCCAGTCCCATGTCGAGGCGCTCAAGCGCCGCATGCCGCATCCCGAGGCGGCGATCCTCGGCTGCACCCATTACCCGCTGATGCAAGCAGCCTTCCAGAAGGCCTTGGGCGCGGAGGTCAAAGTTTACTCGCAAGCCAATCTTGTGGCCGAGAGCCTTGACGACTATTTGCAGCGGCGGCCCGAGTTCACCGGCAGCGGCACCCGCTCGGCCTATCTGACCACCGGCGATCCTGACCGCGTTTCGGGCAAAGCCACGCAATTCCTGCGCCATGGGATCAGGTTCGAAAGCGCCTGA
- a CDS encoding LysR family transcriptional regulator has product MDWDKLRIFHAVADAGSLTHAGETLHLSQSAVSRQIRALEDMLGTTLFHRHARGLILTEQGELLFDATSAMVRKLDTTAARIKDSEEHVYGELKLTTTTGFGTLWLVPRLAKLYDRYPDLKIDLILEERVLDLPMREADVAIRMKEPNQQDLIRRRLLNIRMRLYATQEYLSKNGVPKRLEDLARHRIICQNPTTPQVTSGAILSKMLLSQNSPSTLLVNSYFGVLQAVQSNVGIGVLPDYVATDVPALIRVLPEIESSEVPVFLAFPEELRTSRRVSAFRDFVLEEIQAMKKGQNDSETN; this is encoded by the coding sequence ATGGATTGGGACAAGCTGCGAATTTTCCACGCGGTAGCGGATGCGGGCAGCCTGACCCACGCCGGAGAGACCCTGCATCTGTCGCAATCGGCCGTCAGCCGCCAGATCCGCGCGCTTGAAGATATGCTGGGCACGACGCTGTTTCACCGTCACGCCCGCGGCCTGATCCTGACCGAACAGGGCGAGCTGCTCTTTGATGCGACCTCGGCTATGGTGCGCAAGCTCGACACCACCGCCGCGCGGATCAAGGACAGCGAAGAGCATGTCTATGGTGAGCTGAAGCTGACCACGACCACCGGCTTCGGCACGCTGTGGCTGGTGCCGCGTCTGGCCAAGCTTTACGACCGCTATCCCGATCTCAAGATCGACCTGATCCTTGAAGAGCGCGTGCTTGACCTGCCGATGCGCGAGGCCGATGTCGCCATCCGCATGAAAGAGCCGAACCAGCAGGATCTGATCCGGCGCAGGCTTCTGAACATCAGGATGCGGCTTTATGCCACGCAGGAATATCTGTCGAAGAACGGCGTGCCGAAACGGCTCGAGGATCTCGCGCGCCATCGCATCATCTGCCAGAACCCGACGACGCCGCAAGTGACCTCGGGCGCGATCCTGTCGAAGATGCTGCTCAGCCAGAACTCGCCCTCGACGCTTCTGGTCAACAGCTATTTCGGCGTGTTGCAGGCGGTGCAAAGCAATGTCGGCATTGGGGTTTTGCCTGATTATGTGGCAACCGACGTGCCCGCGCTCATCCGCGTCCTCCCGGAAATCGAGTCGAGCGAGGTTCCTGTCTTCCTCGCTTTCCCCGAAGAGCTGCGCACCTCGCGCCGGGTTTCAGCCTTCCGCGACTTCGTCCTCGAAGAGATTCAGGCCATGAAAAAAGGCCAAAACGACAGCGAGACCAACTAA